A genomic window from Accipiter gentilis chromosome 1, bAccGen1.1, whole genome shotgun sequence includes:
- the NEMP2 gene encoding nuclear envelope integral membrane protein 2 isoform X3: protein MDVIQKQDENCYCYVQNRTIHLQYIWSTLQVKVNSREMFRFEPISEKSNCRNSETVFEFAACAVQIFWKPETSMETFMSIKQYGEDVCFKIQPFKTEPYIVSVKREMLDGKLLFLFVAGIFLFHFANTLSRSTKFFYLSGIILGVLALLVFVLLTLKRFIPRHSTFWILMSGCWMSSLYFIYCFKENMQWLWSEHRNYLLGYFLAVGITSFAICYQHGPLTSELNITLFTWTLQLTASVLIYCGVTIPQVAYALIAVSLCSKSLCYPLGAACHIGRRMKNHFKSKKLVFKRLTEEEYREQGETETMRALEELRSLCRNPDFPSWLAISKLQSPHRFAGFILGSPHVSPAETKAHDEEYGIGSFFLEEQLFETRAESEQDDPANSIHEGDEEDEDEMHKQISFPYATELL, encoded by the exons gtAAAAGTTAACAGCAGAGAAATGTTCAGGTTTGAGCCTATTTCGGAAAAAAGCAACTGTCGTAATTCAGAAACTGTTTTTGAGTTTGCTGCATGTGCTGTTCAAATCTTCTGGAAACCAGAGACATCTATGGAAACTTTCATGAGCATAAAACAATATGGAGAGGatgtttgtttcaaaatacagCCCTTCAAAACCGAACCATACATTGTGAGTGTGAAACGAGAAA tGCTAGATGGAAAGCTCTTGTTTTTGTTTGTAGCTGgaatttttctgttccattttgcaAACACCCTGAGCAG GAGTACCAAGTTCTTCTACCTTTCTGGAATAATACTGGGTGTTCTTGCTCTGCTAGTCTTTGTCCTGTTGACACTTAAAAGGTTTATTCCAAGG caCAGTACTTTCTGGATCTTAATGAGTGGCTGCTGGATGTCCTCTCtatattttatttactgcttCAAAGAGAATATGCAGTGGTTGTGGTCTGAACACAGAAACTACTTGTTAG GGTATTTTCTGGCTGTTGGAATTACCAGCTTTGCCATTTGCTATCAGCATGGACCGCTTACCAGTGAACTGAACATAACCTTGTTCACATGGACGCTACAATTAACAGCCTCTGTCTTGATTTATTGTGGTGTGACCATACCTCAAGTTGCGTATGCGCTAATTGCAGTCAGCCTCTGTTCAAAAAGCCTGTGTTACCCCCTTGGTGCTGCTTGTCACATAGGCAG AAGAATGAAGAACCACTTTAAATCAAAAAAGTTAGTGTTTAAACGCCTTACTGAAGAGGAGTATCGAGAACAAGGTGAAACAGAAACTATGAGAGCTCTGGAGGAGCTACGCTCATTGTGCAGGAACCCTGACTTCCCATCATGGTTAGCTATATCCAAACTCCAGTCCCCACACAG GTTTGCAGGTTTTATTCTGGGATCTCCCCACGTCTCACCTGCAGAAACAAAGGCGCATGATGAGGAATATGGCATTGGGAGCTTCTTCCTGGAAGAGCAGCTCTTTGAGACAAGGGCAGAATCTGAGCAAGATGATCCAGCCAATTCCATCCATGAAGGAGatgaggaggatgaagatgaaaTGCATAAACAAATATCATTTCCATATGCTACTGAGTTGCTCTGA